From Weissella confusa, a single genomic window includes:
- a CDS encoding cation-translocating P-type ATPase: MIYQEMLTQVIEKMRVQPDAGLTDAQVQEARQKYGDNRFVEPPKEGLFKKVIRSLSDITTIILIIAAVISLVTTVIQGHGDYFESFLIIAIVVINSVLSIVQEGRAEKALDSLKGLEREEAKVRRNGETLFVPMTDVVVGDVLVLENGVKIPADARLLKTSDLRVEESALTGESQPIEKDEDFITGESVPLGDRLNMVYRGTTIVNGRAEAVVVATGMETEMGKIAGLLGAEEREMTPMQKRLAQLGRQLTVVAIVAALIVLVLGIMQGDPIMELFMTAVSLAVAVVPETLMVIVTITLALGVQRMAARHAIVRRLPAVETLGSASVIASDKTGTLTQNKMTARQVWDATKDEVVPVDQVDTVPDALRFGALSTNVTVQDGQLSGLPTEIALVAGIGGVDDYRALQAEYPKVYEIPFNSTRKRMTTVHKVAEGYLAITKGAFDVLLPKLPADVQSRATEINQQFGDQALRVITVAMTKLATISAEPTAEELEQNLQLLGLVGIIDPPRPESAQAVAEARAAGIKTVMITGDHVATASAIAREIGILLPTDKALTGAELHAMSDEQLDATVQDYAVYARVTPEDKIRIVKAWQKRGDVVAMTGDGVNDAPALNAANAGIAMGQTGTDVAREAADIVLTDDNFATIVHAVEEGRGIYGNIRKTINFLMSANMSEIIVIVMAMIFGWGSPFMAAQLLFINLVSDGLPGFALAKEPAHGDVMTEKPINPKASVFAHGLGIRIAFNAILFAVITLLAQGYGVWTGDVEAGHTMAFVVLSMTSILHVFNIRSEKSMFRIKFSANRSLVMMAILAAVLSLLVVTVPVTQEIFHFHALTTGQWIITAILSVIPNIAWEIIKIVNRNNH, encoded by the coding sequence ATGATATACCAGGAGATGTTAACGCAAGTCATTGAAAAGATGCGTGTTCAACCCGATGCGGGGTTAACCGACGCTCAAGTTCAAGAGGCGCGTCAAAAATATGGGGATAACCGGTTTGTAGAGCCGCCAAAGGAGGGGCTATTCAAGAAGGTTATTCGGAGTTTGAGTGATATTACAACAATCATTTTGATTATTGCAGCGGTCATTTCATTGGTGACAACTGTTATTCAAGGGCACGGCGATTACTTTGAGAGTTTCTTGATTATTGCTATTGTTGTCATTAATTCTGTCTTGTCGATTGTACAAGAGGGACGTGCTGAAAAGGCTTTGGATTCATTGAAGGGCTTAGAGCGCGAAGAAGCCAAGGTTCGTCGTAATGGCGAAACGTTATTTGTACCAATGACGGATGTTGTTGTTGGGGATGTTTTGGTCCTTGAAAATGGGGTGAAGATTCCAGCCGATGCGCGTTTGCTTAAGACATCTGATTTACGTGTCGAAGAATCTGCGTTGACTGGTGAAAGCCAACCAATTGAAAAGGACGAAGATTTTATTACCGGTGAGAGCGTGCCATTGGGTGATCGCTTAAACATGGTTTACCGTGGGACAACCATTGTTAATGGGCGAGCCGAAGCGGTTGTTGTGGCAACGGGTATGGAAACCGAAATGGGTAAGATTGCCGGTTTGCTTGGCGCTGAAGAGCGTGAAATGACACCAATGCAAAAGCGTTTGGCCCAATTGGGTCGTCAATTGACGGTTGTAGCCATTGTCGCAGCATTGATTGTCTTGGTGTTGGGTATCATGCAAGGTGACCCAATCATGGAGTTGTTCATGACAGCCGTGTCATTGGCCGTTGCTGTGGTTCCTGAGACACTGATGGTTATCGTTACGATTACGTTGGCGCTGGGTGTGCAACGAATGGCTGCCCGCCATGCGATTGTGCGTCGTTTGCCAGCGGTTGAAACGTTGGGATCAGCGAGTGTGATTGCATCAGATAAGACAGGAACATTGACGCAAAACAAGATGACGGCGCGTCAAGTTTGGGATGCGACCAAAGATGAGGTTGTGCCAGTTGACCAAGTTGATACCGTGCCGGATGCGCTTCGCTTTGGTGCATTATCAACTAATGTGACGGTGCAAGATGGTCAACTAAGTGGTTTGCCAACAGAAATTGCACTGGTAGCGGGTATTGGTGGTGTGGATGATTATCGTGCTTTGCAAGCTGAGTATCCGAAGGTTTATGAAATTCCATTCAACTCAACTCGTAAGCGCATGACCACGGTGCACAAGGTAGCGGAGGGTTACTTGGCGATTACCAAGGGTGCTTTCGATGTCTTACTGCCAAAGTTACCAGCGGATGTTCAAAGTCGTGCAACGGAAATTAACCAACAATTTGGCGATCAAGCATTGCGTGTGATTACGGTTGCGATGACTAAGTTGGCAACGATTTCGGCAGAACCAACGGCCGAAGAATTGGAGCAAAACCTACAGTTGCTCGGACTGGTTGGTATTATTGATCCGCCACGTCCAGAGTCAGCACAAGCCGTTGCGGAAGCCCGTGCGGCTGGTATTAAGACGGTAATGATTACTGGTGACCACGTGGCGACAGCAAGTGCAATTGCCCGTGAAATTGGTATTTTGTTGCCGACGGATAAGGCGTTGACGGGTGCTGAATTGCACGCTATGTCAGATGAGCAGTTGGATGCAACTGTTCAAGACTATGCCGTCTATGCCCGTGTTACGCCTGAAGACAAGATTCGAATTGTTAAGGCCTGGCAGAAGCGCGGTGATGTGGTGGCGATGACTGGTGATGGTGTGAACGATGCGCCAGCCTTGAACGCTGCTAATGCCGGGATTGCCATGGGACAAACCGGAACTGATGTTGCCCGTGAGGCGGCTGATATTGTTTTGACTGACGATAACTTCGCAACAATCGTGCATGCGGTCGAGGAAGGCCGTGGCATTTACGGCAACATCCGAAAGACGATTAACTTCCTGATGAGTGCCAACATGTCAGAAATTATCGTGATTGTCATGGCGATGATCTTCGGCTGGGGTAGTCCGTTTATGGCTGCCCAGTTGTTGTTCATTAACTTGGTATCTGATGGTTTGCCAGGATTCGCTTTGGCTAAGGAGCCAGCACACGGTGATGTGATGACTGAGAAGCCAATTAACCCGAAGGCCAGCGTATTTGCGCACGGATTGGGTATTCGCATTGCGTTTAATGCCATCTTGTTCGCTGTGATTACGCTGTTGGCCCAAGGTTACGGTGTTTGGACGGGCGATGTTGAAGCCGGACACACAATGGCATTCGTTGTATTGTCGATGACGTCAATCTTGCACGTCTTTAACATCCGTAGTGAAAAGTCGATGTTCCGCATCAAGTTTTCAGCAAATCGTAGTTTGGTGATGATGGCCATCTTGGCTGCGGTCTTGAGTTTGTTGGTTGTGACAGTACCAGTGACGCAAGAGATTTTCCACTTCCACGCCTTGACGACTGGACAATGGATTATCACCGCAATCTTGTCAGTGATTCCGAATATTGCATGGGAAATCATTAAGATCGTCAACCGTAATAATCACTAA